One window of Streptococcus troglodytae genomic DNA carries:
- the serB gene encoding phosphoserine phosphatase SerB, producing MTKTKGLLVMDVDSTLVQEEVIDLLGDEAGVGQQVADITERAMRGELDFRQALEERVATLKGLPESIFDKVYTRIHFNKNAKELVAELHARGYKVGLVSGGFHETVDRLAAEAGIDYVKANHLEVVAGVLTGKTYGDIVTKEIKVQKLRDWAAENELDLSQTIAMGDGANDLPMIHEAGIGIAFCAKPIVRQQAPNQINEPDLYKVIEILDEVKK from the coding sequence ATGACAAAAACTAAGGGACTTTTGGTCATGGATGTTGACTCTACCCTTGTTCAGGAAGAAGTCATTGATCTTCTTGGAGATGAGGCTGGTGTTGGTCAGCAAGTTGCCGATATTACTGAGCGTGCTATGCGAGGGGAGCTGGACTTCCGTCAGGCACTTGAAGAGCGCGTAGCAACCTTGAAAGGATTACCAGAATCTATTTTTGACAAGGTTTATACCCGCATTCATTTCAATAAAAATGCCAAGGAATTGGTGGCGGAATTACATGCGCGTGGTTACAAAGTCGGTCTGGTTTCAGGCGGCTTTCATGAAACGGTTGACAGATTAGCAGCAGAAGCTGGCATTGATTATGTTAAGGCTAACCATTTAGAAGTTGTTGCTGGTGTTCTGACTGGTAAGACATACGGAGATATTGTGACCAAGGAAATCAAAGTACAAAAGCTGCGCGATTGGGCAGCAGAAAATGAACTTGACCTTTCACAAACCATTGCCATGGGTGATGGTGCCAATGACTTGCCCATGATTCATGAGGCAGGAATCGGCATTGCCTTTTGTGCCAAACCAATTGTCCGTCAACAAGCACCCAACCAAATCAATGAACCAGATTTGTACAAAGTGATTGAAATATTAGACGAGGTGAAAAAATGA
- a CDS encoding YrdB family protein: protein MRNFFSSLTLLFRFVLEISAIIGLAAAAFYESSLVVRVLYPFLGLIIALIWSRYGAPKSANSLKGRAKFALECFVYGLTIFCFAMIYDQTFTLIFALIAVIDLTTMYALDLERKETL from the coding sequence ATGAGAAATTTTTTTTCAAGTTTGACACTTCTTTTTCGTTTTGTCTTGGAAATTTCGGCAATAATTGGTTTAGCCGCAGCAGCATTTTATGAGTCCAGTCTGGTAGTCAGAGTTTTATATCCTTTCTTGGGACTGATTATTGCTCTCATTTGGTCTCGCTATGGTGCTCCGAAGTCTGCCAATAGCCTGAAGGGAAGAGCTAAATTCGCTCTGGAATGTTTCGTCTACGGTCTGACCATTTTCTGTTTTGCGATGATTTATGATCAAACTTTTACTCTTATTTTTGCGCTGATAGCAGTCATTGATTTAACTACTATGTATGCTTTGGATTTAGAGAGAAAGGAGACCTTATGA
- the hisB gene encoding imidazoleglycerol-phosphate dehydratase HisB, with translation MRQAEIERNTFETKIKLSLNLDTQEPVDIQTGVGFFDHMLTLFARHGRMSLVVKADGDLHVDSHHTVEDVGIVLGQALRQALGDKAGINRYGTSFVPMDETLGMVSLDLSGRSYLVFDAEFDNPKLGNFDTELVEEFFQALAFNVQMNLHLKILHGKNNHHKAESLFKAIGRALRESVTINPEIKGINSTKGML, from the coding sequence ATGAGACAAGCAGAAATCGAACGCAATACCTTTGAAACCAAGATTAAGTTGAGTCTGAACTTAGATACACAGGAACCTGTAGACATTCAGACAGGTGTGGGCTTTTTTGACCATATGTTAACCCTTTTTGCCCGCCATGGACGGATGTCCTTGGTGGTTAAGGCTGATGGCGATTTGCATGTGGACAGTCATCACACAGTAGAAGATGTCGGTATTGTCCTTGGTCAGGCTCTGCGTCAAGCCTTGGGAGATAAAGCAGGGATTAACCGCTATGGAACTAGTTTTGTGCCCATGGATGAAACCTTGGGCATGGTCAGCCTTGATTTATCAGGACGTTCCTACCTTGTTTTTGATGCGGAATTTGACAATCCCAAATTAGGTAATTTTGATACCGAATTGGTAGAAGAATTCTTCCAAGCTCTTGCTTTTAATGTGCAAATGAATCTGCATTTAAAGATTTTGCATGGTAAGAACAACCACCACAAGGCAGAAAGTCTCTTTAAAGCAATTGGTCGTGCGCTTCGTGAATCAGTGACTATCAATCCAGAAATTAAGGGCATCAATTCTACAAAAGGCATGCTTTGA
- the hisD gene encoding histidinol dehydrogenase: MKRLTGTNEEISNILYQEQLELSKENLDVEATVREIIEKVKEEGDEALRVYSEKFDHVVLSELHVSDQVINEAFDKIDKDVLTALENAKANIESYHKQQLEGGFEDQPSQGVLRGQLIRPIERVGVYVPGGTAAYPSSVLMNVIPAKIAGVKEIVMITPPQEHFVPAILVAAKLAGVDKIYQVGGAQGIAALAYGTQTLPKVDKITGPGNIFVATAKKLVYGVVGIDMIAGPSEIGVIADSTANPVYVAADLLSQAEHDVRARAILVTNSAELADTVELEIEKQLQTLPRQAIARPSIENNGRIIIAQDVESMFELMNLVAPEHLEIAMDKAYDYLDQVQNAGSIFLGHDTSEPIGDYYAGANHVLPTTATSRFSSALGVHDFIKRIQYTQYSKAAVNTAEKDITTLAYAEGLQAHARAIEVRNDKN; this comes from the coding sequence GATGTTGAAGCGACTGTCCGTGAGATTATCGAAAAGGTCAAAGAAGAAGGGGATGAGGCTTTACGAGTTTATTCTGAAAAATTTGATCATGTCGTATTATCCGAGTTGCACGTTTCGGATCAAGTTATCAATGAAGCCTTTGACAAGATTGATAAAGATGTCCTCACAGCACTTGAAAATGCAAAAGCTAATATTGAATCCTACCATAAGCAACAATTAGAAGGAGGCTTTGAAGATCAGCCCTCTCAAGGAGTACTTCGTGGGCAGCTTATCCGTCCCATTGAGCGCGTTGGTGTTTATGTTCCCGGTGGAACAGCAGCTTATCCATCTTCGGTGCTCATGAATGTTATTCCAGCTAAAATTGCGGGTGTGAAAGAAATCGTTATGATTACACCGCCGCAGGAACATTTTGTCCCAGCTATTTTGGTCGCTGCCAAACTGGCTGGTGTTGATAAAATTTATCAGGTTGGCGGTGCCCAAGGAATTGCGGCTTTGGCTTATGGCACACAAACGCTGCCGAAAGTGGATAAGATTACAGGTCCGGGTAATATCTTTGTAGCAACTGCTAAAAAGTTGGTTTATGGTGTGGTAGGCATTGATATGATTGCTGGGCCATCGGAAATTGGTGTCATCGCAGATAGTACAGCCAATCCTGTTTATGTGGCTGCTGATTTACTGTCTCAAGCAGAACATGATGTACGTGCGCGAGCTATTCTCGTGACTAACTCAGCTGAATTGGCCGATACGGTTGAATTAGAAATTGAAAAGCAGTTGCAAACTTTGCCACGTCAGGCTATCGCTCGTCCCTCAATTGAAAATAATGGTCGAATTATCATTGCCCAAGATGTGGAGAGCATGTTTGAACTCATGAATTTAGTGGCACCAGAGCACTTGGAAATCGCTATGGACAAGGCATATGATTATTTAGATCAGGTGCAAAATGCTGGTTCGATTTTCCTTGGACATGACACCAGTGAACCAATTGGTGATTATTACGCTGGTGCCAACCATGTGCTGCCGACAACAGCTACCAGTCGTTTTTCATCAGCACTTGGTGTGCATGACTTTATCAAACGCATCCAATACACGCAATACAGTAAGGCCGCTGTTAATACAGCTGAAAAAGACATTACAACCCTTGCCTATGCCGAAGGTTTGCAGGCACATGCTAGAGCAATTGAGGTGAGAAATGACAAAAACTAA